The Acidobacteriota bacterium nucleotide sequence AAGCCTTCCAGGACTCGAAGGACCTCGAGCCCCGAAACTTCATCTACGCAATGATTGTACCACAGGCGAGCTTTGCGGTAAGATGCGGGGTGGGACGCGGAGCCGCCATGACGAAGACCGATGCAGGACAACCGCCGAAGAGCGCCCCGGGGCCCCCGCCGAGCCTCCCGTGGGACACGCCGGTGCAGTACGCCCGGAAGGTGGGCCCCAAGCGGGCCGAGGCCCTGAACGCCGAGGGGATCGCCACGGTGGGGGAACTCCTCCTCTACCCGCCCTTCCGCTACGAGGACCGCACCCGCTTCCGGGCCATCCGGGACCTGCAGGACGGCGAGCACGCGTGCGTGATGGGGCGCATCATCGCCGCCGAGGCGAGGATCACCTCCCGCATCCGCCTGAAGCTCTTCAATATGGTGGTCCGAGACGCCGGGGCCACCGTCAACGTGGTCTTCTTCAACCAGCCCTACCTCAAGGACACCCTCAAGGACGGCCTCCAGGTCATCCTCTTCGGGAAACCCGAGCTGGACCCCCACAGCTACGGCGGGCGGCTGACTTTCAAGAACCCCGCCTGGGAGATCCTGGACGAGGAGGACGCGTCCGACTTCGTTCACATCGGCCGGATCGTCCCGATCTACCGGAAGGTGGGCATCCTGAACCCCAAGCAGCTCCGCGAGGTGACGCACCTGGCGCTGCAGGCGGTGGAGGCGGTCCCCGAGGTGCTCCCGCCGTCCCTGCTGGCCCGCTACCGCTTCCCCGACCGGAAAGAGGCCCTCCGGCAGGTCCACTTCCCCGTCGTCGACACTTCGGACCCCGCCGAGGCGGAGAAAGCCCTCACCGCCCTCAACTGCGGCGACTCTCCCGCCCACCGCCGGATGGTCTACGAGGAGTTCTTCCTCCTCCAGGCCGGCCTGCGCTTCGCGGCCGGGCAGCGGCGGCGCGTCGCCAAGCCCCACCGGGTCGAGATCACCGACGCCGTCCGCGACAAGGTGCGGCGGGCGCTCCCCTTCCACCCCACCGGGGCCCAGAAGCGGGTCATCCGGGAGATCGTGGAGGACCTGAAGTCGCCGGCCCCCATGAACCGGCTGCTGCAGGGGGACGTGGGGAGCGGCAAGACCATCGTGGCGGTCCAGGCGATCATCGTGGTGGTGGAGAGCGGCCTGCAGGCCGCCGTCATGGCGCCCACGGAAATCCTGGCGGAACAGCACTTCCGGAACTTCGTCCAGCTTCTCGCCCACACCGGCTACCGGGTGGCGCTGCTGAAGCGGACGGTGGGCGCCGCCGAAAAGGAGGAGATCCTGCGGGGGATCGCCGCCGGGGAAGTCCAGGTGGTGGTGGGGACCCACAGCGTGATCCAGAAGGACGTGGAATTCAAGCGCCTCGGCCTGGCCGTCGTGGACGAGCAACACCGCTTCGGCGTCCTGCAGCGGGCGGAGCTGATCCGCAAGGGGGTCTCGCCCGACATCCTGGTGATGACCGCCACCCCCATCCCCCGGACCCTGGCCCTCACCGTCTACGGCGACCTCTCCCTCTCCGTCATCGACGAGATGCCGCCGGGGCGCCAGCCCGTGCAGACGATGCTCATCCGCGGCGAGCGGGAGCTGGGAAAGGCCCACGCCCTGGTCCGGCGGGAGCTGGAGAAGGGGAACCAGGCCTTCGTGGTCTACCCCCTCATCGAGGAGTCGGAGAAGGTGGACC carries:
- the recG gene encoding ATP-dependent DNA helicase RecG, with the translated sequence MTKTDAGQPPKSAPGPPPSLPWDTPVQYARKVGPKRAEALNAEGIATVGELLLYPPFRYEDRTRFRAIRDLQDGEHACVMGRIIAAEARITSRIRLKLFNMVVRDAGATVNVVFFNQPYLKDTLKDGLQVILFGKPELDPHSYGGRLTFKNPAWEILDEEDASDFVHIGRIVPIYRKVGILNPKQLREVTHLALQAVEAVPEVLPPSLLARYRFPDRKEALRQVHFPVVDTSDPAEAEKALTALNCGDSPAHRRMVYEEFFLLQAGLRFAAGQRRRVAKPHRVEITDAVRDKVRRALPFHPTGAQKRVIREIVEDLKSPAPMNRLLQGDVGSGKTIVAVQAIIVVVESGLQAAVMAPTEILAEQHFRNFVQLLAHTGYRVALLKRTVGAAEKEEILRGIAAGEVQVVVGTHSVIQKDVEFKRLGLAVVDEQHRFGVLQRAELIRKGVSPDILVMTATPIPRTLALTVYGDLSLSVIDEMPPGRQPVQTMLIRGERELGKAHALVRRELEKGNQAFVVYPLIEESEKVDLRHAVQGYEELTRDVFPGVPAALLHGALPEDEKDRVMGEFLAGRVKILVSTTVIEVGIDVPRATVMMVEHAERFGLAQLHQLRGRVGRGPDPAFCLLVAHERRTEESRRRLQVMLDTTDGFRIAEEDLAIRGPGEFAGTRQSGVLNFRFGSLIFHRDLMERARADAEAFVAAAEADPRGEAMRYLKAMKPLWSRRFGLVAVG